DNA sequence from the Cellulophaga sp. HaHaR_3_176 genome:
ATGTTTGATATAGAGAGATGGCAAGAAATTTTCGATACTATTCGAAAAAATAAGCTTCGCACATTTCTTACGGGTCTTTCCGTTGCGTCAGGTATTTTTATTTTGGTTATTTTACTTGGTTTTGGTCAAGGGATGCAAAATGGTATCGCTAAGGAATTTGAGAGTGATGCAGCTACTAGTATGTGGATTTGGACAGAAACTACACAAAAAGCATATAAAGGATTAAATCCTGGTCGCCAAATTCAATTTAAAAATGAAGACTATACTACGATAGTCGATAAAATGGATTTGAATTTAGAAAACAAATCCATGTTCTATTTACCTAATGATATCATTACGACTTATAAAAATGACGCTTTAATATATCGCGTTATGGGCACAACATACGAAACTCAGTTTTTAGAGAATCAATATATGTTGCAAGGGCGCTATTTGAACTGGCAAGATGAGTCTCAGGTAACAAAAGTAGCTGTAATAAGCTCTAAAATAAAAAGAGAAGCATTTGATGATATAGATAATCCAGTTGGAGAGTTTATTAAAATCTCAAATATACCTTTTAAGATAATCGGAGTTTACAAAGATAAAGCTGGTGATCAAGAAGAAAATCGAATTTTCATACCAATTTCAACATCACAAAAAGTATTTAATGGTGCAGATAAATTAGATAATCTTGTTTTTTCATCACCTCCCATGGATAATTTTGAACAAGCTGTTCAGCAATCAATAAAGTTAAAAAGTCAAGTTGAAACATACTTAAAAGAAGTACATTCTATAGCGCCTGATGATGAAGGAGGTATTGGTATAAATAACCAAATGGAAAATGCAAAAAGATTCTACGCATTAACAGGTAATATTAAAATTTTCTTTTGGTTTGTGGGTCTCTGTACCATTATAGCAGGTGTGGTTGGGGTAAGTAATATTATGCTTATTGTGGTAAAAGAAAGAACAAAAGAAATAGGAATACGAAAAGCTTTAGGAGCAAAACCTTGGTCTATTATTGGAATGATTTTACATGAGGCAATTTTTGTTACTGCTATTTCTGGTTTTGTGGGTTTGATTTTCAGTATGGGTCTTCTTGAAGTAATAGGGCCAAATATCGAAGTAGATTATATTTTAAATCCCTCAGTAGATTTTAATGTTGCATTGTCTACTGTTTTTTTGTTGGTGCTGGCAGGTGCGATTGCTGGTTTTTTTCCTGCATGGAGAGCAGCAAGTATTCATACAATAGATGCCTTACGTGATGAATAAAAAAAGAAAAAAACATGT
Encoded proteins:
- a CDS encoding ABC transporter permease, which gives rise to MFDIERWQEIFDTIRKNKLRTFLTGLSVASGIFILVILLGFGQGMQNGIAKEFESDAATSMWIWTETTQKAYKGLNPGRQIQFKNEDYTTIVDKMDLNLENKSMFYLPNDIITTYKNDALIYRVMGTTYETQFLENQYMLQGRYLNWQDESQVTKVAVISSKIKREAFDDIDNPVGEFIKISNIPFKIIGVYKDKAGDQEENRIFIPISTSQKVFNGADKLDNLVFSSPPMDNFEQAVQQSIKLKSQVETYLKEVHSIAPDDEGGIGINNQMENAKRFYALTGNIKIFFWFVGLCTIIAGVVGVSNIMLIVVKERTKEIGIRKALGAKPWSIIGMILHEAIFVTAISGFVGLIFSMGLLEVIGPNIEVDYILNPSVDFNVALSTVFLLVLAGAIAGFFPAWRAASIHTIDALRDE